Proteins encoded by one window of Longimicrobiaceae bacterium:
- a CDS encoding VOC family protein, with translation MREITPYLNFDGSCREAMTFYQRCLGGELHVMTFADGGFDSTPGAEERVLHARLVRGPTMLMASDTMPGTPYQQGTDIHLNFFLDSDEEVETLYPALSEGGQEVMAPHDAFWGARFAMFVDRFGVHWMLNHERQPHG, from the coding sequence ATGAGAGAGATCACGCCCTACCTCAACTTCGACGGGAGCTGCCGCGAGGCCATGACCTTCTACCAGCGGTGCCTCGGGGGCGAGCTGCACGTCATGACCTTCGCCGACGGGGGGTTCGATTCGACTCCGGGCGCCGAGGAGCGGGTGCTCCACGCGCGGCTGGTACGCGGCCCGACGATGCTGATGGCCTCGGACACCATGCCCGGGACGCCGTACCAGCAGGGCACCGACATCCACCTGAACTTCTTCCTCGACAGCGACGAGGAGGTCGAGACGCTCTACCCGGCGCTCTCGGAGGGAGGGCAGGAGGTCATGGCTCCGCACGACGCCTTCTGGGGCGCGCGCTTCGCCATGTTCGTCGACCGCTTCGGCGTACACTGGATGCTCAACCACGAGCGGCAGCCGCACGGGTAG
- a CDS encoding TetR/AcrR family transcriptional regulator, with protein sequence MSAATPRRPDATRQKILEAAFVEFYRNGFQGGSLNHIVETAGVTKGALFHHFAGKQDLGYAVVDEVIEPLLRQRWLDPLTGSADPVADLKHAFRRFIREDVESGAWVQGCPLNNLAQEMSPLDEGFRTRIETLYAAWRATFAEALADGARRGKVRSDVDPGGAAALIVVSQMGIWGTGKYSQDEALMTRAGEALCGYLDTLAG encoded by the coding sequence ATGAGCGCAGCCACCCCCCGCCGCCCCGACGCCACCCGGCAGAAGATCCTGGAAGCCGCCTTCGTGGAGTTCTACCGCAACGGCTTCCAGGGCGGCAGCCTGAACCACATCGTGGAAACCGCCGGCGTCACCAAGGGCGCCCTCTTCCACCACTTCGCCGGGAAGCAGGACCTCGGCTACGCGGTCGTGGACGAGGTCATCGAGCCCCTGCTCCGGCAGCGCTGGCTCGACCCGCTCACCGGCTCGGCCGACCCCGTCGCGGACCTGAAGCACGCATTCCGCCGGTTCATCCGCGAGGACGTCGAGAGCGGCGCCTGGGTGCAGGGATGCCCGCTCAACAACCTGGCGCAGGAGATGTCGCCGCTCGACGAGGGGTTCCGCACCCGGATCGAGACGCTCTACGCCGCCTGGCGGGCCACCTTCGCGGAGGCGCTCGCCGACGGTGCACGCCGGGGGAAGGTCAGGTCGGACGTGGACCCCGGAGGCGCGGCGGCGCTGATCGTAGTGTCGCAGATGGGGATCTGGGGCACCGGGAAGTACTCGCAGGACGAGGCGCTGATGACGCGGGCGGGCGAGGCGCTGTGCGGATACCTCGACACGCTCGCCGGCTGA
- a CDS encoding energy transducer TonB — protein MRSHPLGFIALALLLLGGTTAAAQERRPLGISEAVDSAGLVAKLGALPALPTGKRAVINVYFSNSGEPDSVGVMTESRVSPEVRPGLLEAVRSSLRMLPADTADRGIMLALTTGSRAVLTRPTESPPQVTNTSSINRLIDDFSRKHRAELSGETRTAMLKFLINTEGRAEQAEILRSSGLSAVDAEAVRIAGLFRFRPGMFEGHSVPVLVTMPITFGP, from the coding sequence ATGCGATCTCATCCGCTGGGCTTCATCGCCCTCGCTCTCCTCCTCCTCGGAGGCACCACGGCGGCCGCGCAGGAGCGTCGGCCCCTCGGGATCTCTGAGGCCGTCGACTCGGCGGGGCTGGTGGCGAAGCTCGGGGCGCTCCCCGCCCTGCCGACCGGGAAGCGCGCGGTGATCAACGTCTACTTCTCCAACTCCGGCGAGCCCGATTCGGTGGGGGTCATGACGGAGTCCCGGGTATCCCCGGAGGTCCGCCCCGGACTGCTCGAGGCGGTGCGGTCGAGCCTCCGCATGCTCCCGGCGGACACGGCGGACCGCGGCATCATGCTCGCGCTCACGACGGGTAGCAGAGCGGTACTCACCCGGCCGACCGAGAGCCCCCCGCAAGTAACCAACACGTCATCGATCAACCGGTTGATCGATGACTTCAGCCGAAAGCACCGCGCGGAGCTCTCGGGAGAGACAAGGACCGCGATGCTGAAGTTCCTCATAAATACCGAAGGGCGGGCCGAGCAGGCGGAGATCCTCCGGTCGTCCGGCCTGAGCGCCGTGGACGCGGAGGCCGTGCGAATCGCCGGCCTGTTCCGCTTCCGGCCGGGGATGTTCGAGGGCCACTCCGTGCCCGTGCTGGTCACCATGCCGATCACGTTCGGCCCCTGA
- a CDS encoding inorganic diphosphatase, translating to MPDQPPVWNPISRLPPRDEESGSYNAIVETPRGSRHKYKYEEATGLFSLSGVLPAGAVFPYDFGFLPGTKGEDGDPLDVLLLLDDTAFAGCRIPARLLGAIEAEQTEEGETVRNDRLIAVSTESHNHRHVRTLDQLGESLLGEIEHFFISYNEIKGKKFSPIGRAGPDRAEALIREALTDPGT from the coding sequence ATGCCCGACCAGCCGCCGGTGTGGAACCCGATCTCCCGGCTTCCTCCTCGCGACGAGGAGAGCGGCAGCTACAACGCCATCGTGGAGACGCCCCGGGGGAGCCGGCACAAGTACAAGTACGAGGAGGCCACCGGGCTCTTCAGCCTGAGCGGGGTGCTCCCGGCGGGCGCGGTCTTCCCCTACGACTTCGGCTTTCTACCCGGCACGAAGGGCGAGGACGGCGACCCGCTCGACGTCCTCCTGCTCCTGGACGACACGGCGTTCGCGGGCTGCCGCATTCCCGCGCGCCTCCTCGGCGCGATCGAGGCCGAGCAGACGGAGGAGGGCGAGACCGTCCGCAACGACCGCCTGATCGCGGTCTCCACGGAATCGCACAACCATCGGCACGTCCGCACGCTCGATCAGCTTGGGGAGAGCCTGCTGGGCGAGATCGAGCACTTCTTCATCTCCTACAACGAGATCAAGGGGAAGAAGTTCTCCCCCATCGGCCGCGCCGGTCCCGACCGCGCCGAAGCGCTGATCCGCGAGGCTCTCACCGATCCGGGCACGTAG